The following are from one region of the Novosphingobium humi genome:
- a CDS encoding DUF1192 domain-containing protein yields MEDEDRPHALASGRKDAAASLSLESLEPYSIDELDARVILLEAEIARVRAHKARSAANRLAAEALFRTSPSSGASPSGATS; encoded by the coding sequence ATGGAAGATGAAGATCGCCCCCATGCTTTGGCAAGCGGTCGCAAGGACGCTGCGGCCTCCCTCTCTTTGGAGAGCCTTGAGCCTTATTCGATTGACGAACTGGATGCGCGGGTGATTCTGCTCGAAGCGGAAATCGCGCGGGTGCGTGCACACAAGGCCCGCAGCGCCGCCAATCGCCTTGCCGCCGAGGCGCTGTTTCGGACATCCCCCTCATCGGGCGCTTCCCCATCGGGTGCGACAAGCTGA
- a CDS encoding NAD(P)H-quinone oxidoreductase, whose translation MGSVLPEFMKAVTFDSPGPAQVLKVSDLAVPMPAAGQVLIQVAAAGVNRPDVIQRLGQYPAPKGHSPILGLEIAGEVVALGTGVDPTLLGQNVCALVNGGGYAQYCIAEAGICLPVPDGLSMVEAAAIPETLFTVWHNVFERGWASQGERVLVHGGTSGIGTMAITLGKAFGLEVIVTCGSDEKCERAIELGAAHAINYRSHDFVEEVKRITNGEGVHLVLDMVAGDYVARNLKCLADDGRHVTIAVQGGAKAEVPMWQVMARRLTLTGSTLRARSNAFKVLLAQEIAANVWPLVDEGEVRPVMARTYRLEQAAQAHEQMESGDLVGKIVLEVL comes from the coding sequence ATGGGGTCTGTGCTTCCCGAATTTATGAAGGCGGTGACATTCGATTCTCCGGGGCCGGCGCAGGTCCTGAAAGTGTCGGATCTGGCGGTGCCGATGCCCGCCGCCGGGCAGGTTCTGATTCAGGTGGCCGCCGCCGGGGTCAACCGGCCCGATGTGATTCAGCGTCTTGGCCAATATCCCGCGCCCAAGGGCCATTCTCCCATTCTGGGGCTGGAAATCGCGGGCGAGGTGGTGGCGCTTGGCACGGGCGTCGACCCGACCCTGCTGGGCCAGAATGTCTGCGCGCTGGTCAATGGCGGGGGATACGCGCAATATTGCATCGCCGAGGCGGGCATCTGCCTGCCCGTGCCCGATGGCCTCTCGATGGTTGAGGCCGCGGCCATCCCTGAAACGCTCTTTACCGTCTGGCACAATGTGTTCGAACGCGGCTGGGCCAGCCAGGGCGAGCGCGTGCTGGTCCATGGCGGCACCAGCGGGATCGGCACGATGGCCATCACGCTGGGCAAGGCCTTCGGGCTGGAGGTGATCGTCACCTGCGGCAGCGACGAGAAATGCGAACGCGCGATCGAACTGGGGGCGGCCCATGCGATCAATTACCGCAGCCATGATTTCGTCGAAGAGGTCAAACGCATCACCAATGGCGAGGGCGTGCATCTGGTGCTGGACATGGTGGCGGGCGATTATGTCGCGCGCAATCTGAAATGCCTGGCCGATGACGGGCGCCATGTCACCATCGCGGTGCAGGGCGGGGCCAAGGCCGAGGTGCCGATGTGGCAGGTCATGGCGCGGCGCCTGACGCTGACGGGATCGACGCTGCGCGCGCGCTCCAACGCGTTCAAGGTGCTGCTGGCGCAGGAAATCGCCGCCAATGTCTGGCCGCTGGTCGATGAAGGCGAAGTCCGCCCGGTGATGGCGCGCACCTATCGGCTGGAACAGGCCGCACAGGCCCATGAGCAGATGGAATCGGGCGATCTGGTCGGCAAGATTGTGCTGGAGGTGTTATGA
- a CDS encoding glutathione S-transferase family protein, whose amino-acid sequence MHGQAFVLHEDPISANCYKIRLTAALLGLPLSRRAYDIRKGETRTPEFLARVNANGRIPVLEIAGASGIRFLPESNAACWYLASGSRLIPTDRFAQADMLRWMFFEQYNHEPNVATLRFWLAYIGEENLSEAQKGQLDAKRSAGEAALRLMDEHLAKHDWFVGQGITLADIALFAYTHVAGEGRFVLDDFPAIKRWISRIEALPGFVALN is encoded by the coding sequence CTGCACGGACAGGCCTTTGTCCTGCATGAGGATCCGATTTCGGCCAATTGCTACAAGATCCGGCTGACGGCGGCCCTGCTGGGCCTGCCTTTGTCGCGCCGGGCCTATGACATTCGCAAGGGCGAGACGCGGACCCCCGAATTTCTGGCGCGGGTCAATGCCAACGGGCGCATCCCGGTGCTGGAAATCGCCGGGGCCAGCGGCATACGCTTTCTGCCCGAAAGCAACGCGGCCTGCTGGTATTTGGCCAGCGGTTCGCGGCTGATCCCGACCGACCGTTTTGCGCAGGCCGACATGCTGCGCTGGATGTTCTTTGAACAGTATAATCACGAGCCCAATGTCGCGACGCTGCGCTTCTGGCTGGCCTATATTGGCGAGGAGAATCTGAGCGAGGCGCAAAAGGGGCAATTGGACGCCAAGCGCAGTGCGGGCGAGGCGGCGTTGCGGCTGATGGATGAGCATCTGGCCAAGCATGACTGGTTTGTCGGCCAAGGCATCACGCTGGCTGATATCGCGCTCTTTGCCTATACGCATGTGGCCGGGGAAGGCCGCTTCGTTTTGGATGATTTTCCCGCCATCAAACGCTGGATCAGCCGGATTGAGGCCCTGCCGGGGTTTGTCGCGCTGAATTAA
- a CDS encoding DUF1013 domain-containing protein, producing MTQPTPLMPHATASWLVDNTALTFEQIADFCGLHILEVQAMADDLTSAKYMGRDPLRAGELTAIEIERGQNDPNYRLKMFKAPVTVSRTKGPRYTPVSKRQDKPDGIAWILRNHPEVSDAQISKLIGTTRTTIAAIRDRSHWNIGNITAKDPVTLGLCSQRELDAMVAKAAKGRSAEDDEADVQRLGSDRDALIEELRAAREAQAKAASEAAQEAEAAAWLAAKRAAEAEGRE from the coding sequence GTGACCCAGCCCACCCCGCTGATGCCGCATGCAACGGCCTCGTGGCTTGTCGACAATACCGCGCTCACGTTTGAGCAGATCGCAGACTTCTGCGGACTGCACATTCTTGAGGTGCAGGCCATGGCCGACGATCTGACCAGCGCCAAGTATATGGGCCGCGATCCGCTGCGCGCGGGCGAACTGACCGCCATCGAAATCGAACGCGGCCAGAACGACCCCAACTATCGCCTGAAAATGTTCAAGGCGCCCGTGACGGTCAGCCGCACCAAGGGCCCGCGCTATACGCCGGTGTCCAAGCGCCAGGACAAGCCCGACGGCATCGCCTGGATCCTGCGCAACCACCCCGAAGTGTCGGACGCCCAGATCAGCAAGCTGATCGGCACCACCCGCACCACGATCGCCGCGATCCGCGACCGCAGCCACTGGAACATCGGCAACATCACCGCCAAGGATCCCGTGACGCTGGGCCTGTGCTCGCAGCGCGAACTGGACGCGATGGTGGCCAAGGCCGCCAAGGGCCGCAGCGCCGAGGATGACGAGGCCGACGTCCAGCGTCTGGGCAGCGACCGCGACGCGCTGATCGAAGAACTGCGCGCCGCCCGCGAGGCGCAGGCCAAGGCCGCCAGCGAAGCCGCCCAGGAAGCCGAAGCCGCCGCATGGCTCGCCGCCAAGCGTGCCGCCGAGGCCGAAGGGCGCGAATAA
- a CDS encoding MmcB family DNA repair protein has translation MDISPDSLIPDGMPADALAVARGISRLFARNDIWCMAEMPLRNGRRADLMGIDAKGQVIIVEIKVARADLMGDGKWTDYLDHCDRFFWGLASHLDRACMESEAFRPDQCGLIVADGYDAEILRPAPLMPLAPARRKVEVERLARAALRRQAVALDPRIGQWGGA, from the coding sequence ATGGATATTTCGCCTGATTCGCTGATTCCCGATGGCATGCCCGCTGATGCTTTGGCGGTCGCGCGGGGGATTTCCCGCCTGTTTGCCCGCAACGATATCTGGTGCATGGCCGAAATGCCGCTGCGCAACGGGCGCCGGGCCGACCTGATGGGCATCGACGCCAAGGGGCAGGTCATCATCGTCGAAATCAAAGTGGCCCGCGCTGACCTGATGGGCGATGGCAAATGGACCGACTATCTCGACCATTGCGACCGCTTCTTCTGGGGGCTGGCCAGCCATCTCGACCGCGCCTGCATGGAAAGCGAGGCCTTTCGCCCCGACCAATGCGGGTTGATCGTGGCCGATGGCTATGACGCCGAAATCCTGAGGCCCGCGCCGTTGATGCCTTTGGCCCCGGCTCGGCGCAAGGTCGAGGTGGAGCGGTTGGCGCGGGCGGCGTTGCGGCGGCAGGCGGTCGCGCTGGACCCCAGGATCGGGCAGTGGGGCGGGGCTTGA
- a CDS encoding beta-3-deoxy-D-manno-oct-2-ulosonic acid transferase, with the protein MSAPLLRAPPFPGVKPAIVAFADNAAKAVHEDPAALFARLRTARVGGAFWEAPSELSAPAEVVVRPRDAAELAALAPASPALWVAASPARALHRALARAAAQEGGQWRAAIDPWSALDGAGQLIAHGDDEWVALARIAGVPVRVLSPGRFGAPGEDGAALDRHALRALTSAQYRDPFTGAPATMEATIDLLAEWRRIIAANRGIVAASGMAWWKRAEIRRFLWSGSDDLRMVSSPRRALATARRRGGGVAIWPSRVSPALLAKAKAQGVPLIRVEDGFVRSVGLGSNLVPPSSIVVDRDGIHFDPSRPSDLESILARTVFSPELLERARSLRETIVAAGISKYAATTAQSAPRRGARRLVLVPGQVEDDMSVIAGGGGLRSNLELLRRARALEPDAEIWFRPHPDVDAGHRKGALPDGEVLQLADRIVRGGGMAPLLDTVDGVHVLTSLTGFEALMRGRDVTCHGTPFYAGWGLTRDLGAVPDRRGRALVLDELVAGVLILYPRYLDPVTGLPCPPEVLVGRMAENRAPNRLQWIAPLRRWQGQLMARIKRCVN; encoded by the coding sequence ATGAGCGCACCCCTGCTGCGCGCGCCGCCTTTTCCGGGGGTTAAACCCGCAATTGTGGCCTTTGCCGACAATGCCGCCAAGGCCGTGCATGAAGACCCCGCCGCCCTTTTCGCGCGGCTGCGCACGGCGCGGGTCGGCGGTGCCTTCTGGGAGGCGCCCAGCGAATTAAGCGCCCCGGCCGAGGTGGTTGTGCGCCCGCGCGATGCTGCGGAACTCGCCGCTCTGGCGCCTGCCTCACCGGCGCTGTGGGTCGCGGCCTCGCCCGCGCGCGCGCTGCATCGGGCGCTGGCCCGCGCAGCCGCGCAAGAAGGCGGCCAGTGGCGCGCCGCCATCGATCCGTGGTCGGCGCTGGACGGTGCGGGCCAATTGATCGCGCATGGCGATGACGAATGGGTCGCGCTGGCCCGCATCGCCGGAGTGCCGGTGCGCGTGCTCTCACCGGGCCGCTTTGGCGCGCCGGGTGAGGATGGTGCCGCGCTCGACCGCCATGCCCTGCGCGCCCTGACATCGGCGCAATATCGCGATCCGTTTACCGGCGCGCCCGCCACGATGGAGGCCACGATCGACCTGCTGGCCGAATGGCGGCGCATCATCGCGGCCAATCGCGGCATTGTGGCGGCCAGCGGGATGGCATGGTGGAAACGCGCCGAAATCCGACGCTTTCTGTGGTCAGGCTCGGACGATCTGCGCATGGTGTCCAGCCCGCGCCGGGCGTTGGCCACGGCCCGGCGGCGGGGCGGCGGCGTGGCGATCTGGCCCTCGCGCGTGTCGCCCGCCTTGTTGGCCAAGGCCAAGGCGCAGGGCGTGCCGCTGATCCGGGTCGAGGATGGCTTTGTCCGCTCGGTGGGGCTGGGCAGCAATCTGGTGCCGCCCTCCTCGATCGTGGTTGACCGGGACGGCATCCACTTCGACCCATCCCGGCCCAGTGATCTGGAATCGATTCTGGCCCGGACCGTTTTCTCCCCCGAACTGCTCGAACGCGCCCGCTCCTTGCGCGAAACCATCGTCGCGGCCGGGATCAGCAAATATGCCGCCACCACCGCCCAAAGCGCCCCCCGGCGCGGCGCGCGGCGATTGGTGCTGGTGCCCGGACAGGTCGAGGATGACATGTCGGTGATCGCGGGCGGCGGCGGTTTGCGTTCGAATCTGGAACTGCTGCGCCGGGCGCGCGCGCTCGAACCCGACGCCGAGATCTGGTTCCGCCCGCACCCCGATGTCGATGCGGGTCATCGCAAGGGAGCCCTGCCCGATGGCGAAGTGCTGCAACTGGCCGACCGGATCGTGCGGGGCGGGGGCATGGCGCCACTGCTCGATACGGTCGATGGGGTCCATGTGCTGACCTCGCTGACCGGGTTCGAGGCGCTGATGCGCGGGCGGGATGTGACGTGCCATGGCACGCCCTTCTATGCCGGATGGGGCCTGACGCGCGATCTGGGCGCGGTGCCCGACCGGCGCGGGCGGGCGTTGGTGCTGGACGAACTGGTCGCGGGCGTGCTGATCCTCTATCCGCGCTATCTCGATCCCGTCACCGGCCTGCCCTGCCCGCCCGAGGTGCTGGTCGGCCGCATGGCCGAAAACCGCGCGCCCAACCGCTTGCAATGGATCGCCCCGCTGCGCCGATGGCAGGGGCAGTTGATGGCCCGCATAAAGCGGTGCGTTAACTGA
- a CDS encoding histidine phosphatase family protein, with the protein MFVIVRHGNTFAAGEPPRRIGARTDLPLTGHGRAQVEALGAHFAALGWRFARVLTSPLLRTRATAQAIVAAQGGMPAPETCDWLAEIDHGPDENREEAAVVARIGHDALAAWDAQALPPPGWRIDAERRLEGWRALFAAPPADGPILLVTSNGAARFALLADPALRAAMRDMPGLKLPTGAYGLLRRDAGGQMEIAAWGVRP; encoded by the coding sequence ATGTTTGTCATCGTCCGCCATGGAAACACCTTTGCCGCCGGAGAGCCGCCGCGCCGCATCGGCGCGCGCACCGACCTGCCGCTGACCGGCCATGGCCGGGCACAGGTCGAAGCGCTGGGCGCCCATTTTGCCGCGCTGGGCTGGCGCTTTGCCCGCGTGCTGACCTCGCCGCTGCTGCGTACGCGCGCCACCGCCCAAGCCATCGTGGCGGCGCAAGGCGGCATGCCAGCGCCTGAAACCTGCGACTGGCTGGCCGAGATCGATCATGGGCCGGATGAAAACAGGGAGGAAGCCGCGGTTGTCGCCCGGATCGGCCATGATGCGCTGGCGGCATGGGATGCACAGGCCCTGCCTCCGCCGGGCTGGCGGATCGATGCCGAACGGCGGCTGGAGGGATGGCGGGCGCTGTTTGCCGCGCCCCCCGCCGATGGCCCGATCCTGCTGGTCACCAGCAATGGCGCGGCGCGTTTCGCGCTGCTGGCCGATCCGGCGTTGCGGGCGGCGATGCGGGATATGCCCGGCCTCAAACTGCCCACCGGCGCCTATGGCCTGCTGCGCCGCGATGCGGGCGGGCAAATGGAAATCGCCGCGTGGGGGGTCAGGCCATGA
- a CDS encoding 3-deoxy-manno-octulosonate cytidylyltransferase — MSAVAHDAMASDLIVIPARYGSTRLPGKPLMMIAGRTLLERVVAVARAAAAQAGQCELVVATDDARIADHARTLGVAAVMTPASLDSGSARACAAAHQQARTPGLVINLQGDAPFIPPAIVAGLIRTLREGQADVATPVYRLDWARLDRLRHHKLTAPFSGTTCARGPDGRALWFSKTIIPAIRNEAALRAAGDLSPVWQHLGLYGYRMAALDWFAATAPTPYEVLEGLEQLRFLEGGRTIDTFEVSAPDHALSGIDTSADVQWAQEAIARLGDPFPA, encoded by the coding sequence ATGAGCGCAGTTGCGCATGACGCCATGGCGTCCGATCTGATCGTTATTCCGGCGCGTTATGGTTCGACCCGTCTGCCGGGCAAGCCGTTGATGATGATCGCCGGGCGCACGCTGCTCGAACGCGTAGTGGCGGTGGCCCGCGCGGCCGCCGCGCAGGCAGGCCAATGCGAACTGGTCGTGGCCACCGATGATGCGCGCATTGCCGATCATGCACGGACACTGGGCGTGGCGGCGGTGATGACGCCCGCCTCGCTCGATTCCGGTTCGGCCCGCGCCTGCGCCGCCGCGCATCAGCAGGCCCGCACACCCGGCCTTGTCATCAATCTTCAGGGCGACGCGCCCTTCATCCCGCCTGCCATCGTTGCCGGCCTCATCCGCACCCTGCGTGAAGGACAGGCCGATGTGGCCACGCCGGTCTATCGGCTCGACTGGGCGCGGCTCGACCGGCTGCGCCATCACAAGCTGACCGCGCCTTTCAGCGGCACAACCTGCGCGCGCGGGCCGGACGGGCGGGCCTTGTGGTTTTCCAAGACGATCATCCCGGCCATCCGCAACGAGGCCGCCCTGCGCGCGGCGGGCGATCTCTCGCCCGTGTGGCAGCATCTGGGCCTATACGGCTATCGCATGGCCGCGCTCGACTGGTTCGCGGCCACCGCGCCCACGCCTTACGAGGTGCTCGAAGGGCTCGAACAGCTCCGCTTTCTCGAAGGCGGGCGGACCATCGACACATTCGAGGTGTCCGCGCCCGACCACGCCCTGTCGGGCATCGACACGAGCGCCGACGTGCAATGGGCGCAGGAAGCGATTGCCCGGCTGGGCGATCCCTTTCCGGCCTGA
- the kdsA gene encoding 3-deoxy-8-phosphooctulonate synthase — MRLCGHEIGHATPLFAICGPCVIESEAMTLSIAQTLSDMARRLGMMVIFKSSFDKANRSSDRSFRGLGMDEGLRILEKVRAETGLPVLTDVHEPHQVSAVASVVDVLQTPAFLARQTDFIAAVAASGRPVNIKKAQFMAPGDMVQVVAKARNAASAAGHDPDNFLLCERGASFGYNNLVSDMRSLAIMAQTGCPVVFDATHSVQLPGGLGESSGGQREYVPLLARAAVAAGVSGLFMETHPDPDKALSDGPNAVPLDQVEELLRRLQAIDAVVKG; from the coding sequence ATGCGCCTTTGCGGACACGAGATCGGCCACGCCACGCCTCTTTTCGCCATTTGCGGCCCCTGCGTGATCGAGAGCGAGGCGATGACCCTGTCGATCGCGCAAACGCTGTCCGATATGGCGCGGCGCCTTGGCATGATGGTGATTTTCAAGAGTTCGTTCGACAAGGCTAACCGCAGTTCCGACCGCTCCTTTCGTGGGCTGGGCATGGACGAGGGATTGCGCATCCTTGAAAAGGTGCGCGCCGAAACCGGCCTGCCGGTGCTGACCGATGTGCATGAACCGCATCAGGTGAGCGCGGTCGCCTCGGTGGTTGACGTTTTGCAGACGCCCGCCTTTTTGGCGCGTCAGACCGATTTCATCGCCGCCGTGGCCGCCTCGGGGCGGCCGGTGAACATCAAGAAGGCGCAGTTCATGGCGCCGGGCGATATGGTGCAGGTGGTGGCCAAGGCGCGCAATGCAGCCTCTGCGGCCGGGCATGACCCGGACAATTTCCTGCTGTGCGAGCGGGGCGCCTCGTTTGGTTATAACAACCTCGTTTCCGACATGCGCTCGCTGGCGATCATGGCCCAGACCGGATGCCCGGTGGTGTTTGATGCAACCCATTCGGTGCAACTTCCCGGCGGTCTGGGCGAGAGTTCGGGCGGCCAGCGGGAATATGTGCCTTTGTTGGCGCGGGCAGCGGTGGCGGCGGGCGTGTCCGGCCTGTTCATGGAAACCCACCCGGACCCGGACAAGGCCCTGTCGGACGGCCCAAACGCGGTGCCATTGGATCAGGTCGAGGAATTGTTGCGCCGATTGCAGGCCATTGATGCCGTGGTGAAGGGATAA
- a CDS encoding heavy metal translocating P-type ATPase has product MSQPHNQSATGPMRRHIAIEGMNCASCVGRVERALGKVAGVRSVSVNLATAGADIVADAGVDHGAITRAVEEAGYRIPAATHELAIEGMSCASCVGRVERALLAVSGVSTAAVNLATGRAQVRGTAPVADLIAAVAGAGYQAREYRGAAARDEAQDRREAEARELQRDVLLALVLALPVFVLEMGAHLIPGVHELIHRTIGMQNSWYLQFALTTLVLGFPGRRFYRHGIPALLRMAPDMHSLVAVGTLAAYAYSLVATFAPALLPPGTVNVYYEAASVIVALILLGRMLEARAKGRTSEAIQRLVGLQPRTARVRGAGDTAIEDVIAGDIIEIRPGERIPVDGEVIEGASFVDEAMITGEPIPVAKTIGSRLVGGTVNQQGALAFRATAVGGDTVLSQIIAMVEAAQGSKLPIQGVVDRITLWFVPAVMAAAVLTFAGWLVFGPPHALGLALVNAVAVLIIACPCAMGLATPTAIMVGTGRAAEMGVLLRRGEALQMLREAKVIALDKTGTLTLGHPALTDLHLAEGFERGAVLGAIAAVEDRSEHPIARAIVEAAQAEGLSPGAAGDFAAIPGMGARGVVDGHDVAVGADRYMESLGLNTAPFAQMAARLGAEGKTPLYAAIDGVLAAVLAVSDPVKPGTPEAIAAFHALGLKVAMITGDNSATAHAIAARLGMDEVVAQVMPEGKVEAVRRLQGEYGRLAYVGDGINDAPALAQADVGVAVGTGTDIAIEAADVVLMSGHLGAVGDGIALSRATMGVIGQNLFWAFAYNVALIPVAAGVLYPVLLSPVFAAGAMAMSSVFVLGNSLRLRQFRRAGETR; this is encoded by the coding sequence ATGAGCCAGCCCCACAACCAGTCCGCAACCGGCCCCATGCGGCGTCATATCGCCATTGAGGGCATGAATTGCGCCTCCTGCGTCGGGCGGGTGGAAAGGGCGCTGGGCAAGGTGGCGGGGGTGCGCTCGGTCAGCGTCAATCTGGCGACGGCGGGGGCCGATATTGTGGCTGATGCCGGGGTGGATCATGGCGCGATCACCCGCGCGGTCGAGGAGGCGGGCTACCGCATTCCCGCCGCCACCCATGAACTGGCGATCGAGGGGATGAGCTGCGCTTCCTGTGTGGGCCGGGTCGAGCGGGCGCTGCTGGCCGTGTCCGGCGTTTCCACGGCGGCGGTCAATCTGGCCACCGGGCGGGCGCAGGTGCGCGGGACGGCGCCGGTGGCCGATCTGATCGCGGCGGTGGCCGGGGCGGGCTATCAGGCGCGCGAATATCGCGGCGCGGCCGCCCGCGACGAGGCGCAGGACCGCCGCGAGGCCGAGGCGCGGGAATTGCAGCGTGATGTCCTGCTGGCGCTGGTGCTGGCCCTGCCGGTCTTTGTGCTGGAAATGGGGGCGCATCTGATCCCCGGTGTGCACGAACTGATCCACCGCACCATCGGCATGCAAAACAGTTGGTATCTCCAGTTTGCGCTGACCACGCTGGTGCTGGGTTTTCCGGGGCGGCGTTTCTATCGCCATGGCATTCCGGCGCTCTTGCGGATGGCGCCCGATATGCATTCGCTGGTCGCGGTAGGCACGCTGGCGGCCTATGCCTATTCGCTGGTGGCCACCTTTGCGCCCGCGCTGCTGCCGCCGGGCACGGTAAATGTCTATTACGAGGCCGCCTCGGTCATCGTCGCGCTGATCCTGCTGGGCCGGATGCTGGAGGCGCGGGCCAAGGGGCGCACGTCCGAGGCGATCCAAAGGCTGGTGGGGCTTCAGCCCCGAACCGCGCGGGTGCGCGGCGCGGGCGATACCGCCATCGAGGATGTCATCGCGGGCGACATCATCGAGATCCGCCCCGGCGAACGCATCCCCGTCGATGGCGAGGTGATCGAGGGCGCAAGTTTCGTTGATGAGGCGATGATCACCGGCGAGCCGATCCCTGTCGCCAAGACCATCGGCAGCCGCCTTGTGGGCGGCACCGTCAACCAGCAGGGCGCTCTGGCCTTTCGCGCCACGGCGGTGGGGGGCGATACGGTGCTCTCGCAGATCATCGCCATGGTCGAGGCGGCGCAGGGTTCCAAATTGCCGATTCAGGGCGTGGTCGACCGGATCACCCTGTGGTTCGTCCCGGCGGTGATGGCGGCGGCCGTGCTGACCTTTGCGGGCTGGCTGGTGTTCGGGCCGCCCCATGCGCTGGGTCTGGCGCTGGTCAATGCGGTGGCGGTGCTGATCATCGCCTGCCCCTGCGCGATGGGGCTGGCCACGCCCACGGCGATCATGGTGGGAACCGGGCGCGCGGCGGAAATGGGCGTCCTGCTGCGCCGGGGCGAGGCGCTGCAGATGCTGCGCGAGGCCAAGGTCATCGCGCTGGACAAGACCGGCACGCTGACGCTGGGGCATCCGGCCCTGACCGACCTGCATCTGGCCGAAGGGTTCGAGAGGGGCGCAGTGCTGGGCGCCATTGCGGCGGTTGAGGATCGCTCCGAACATCCCATCGCCCGCGCGATTGTCGAGGCCGCGCAGGCCGAAGGGCTCAGCCCCGGCGCGGCGGGCGATTTTGCCGCCATCCCCGGCATGGGCGCGCGCGGCGTGGTCGATGGTCATGATGTGGCCGTGGGCGCGGATCGCTATATGGAAAGTCTGGGGCTGAACACCGCGCCCTTTGCGCAGATGGCGGCGCGGCTGGGCGCAGAGGGCAAGACCCCGCTCTATGCCGCCATCGACGGGGTGCTGGCGGCGGTGCTGGCCGTGTCCGATCCGGTCAAGCCGGGGACGCCCGAGGCCATTGCCGCGTTTCATGCGCTGGGGCTGAAAGTGGCGATGATCACCGGCGACAACAGCGCCACCGCCCATGCCATCGCAGCGCGTCTGGGCATGGACGAGGTGGTGGCGCAGGTCATGCCCGAGGGCAAGGTGGAGGCGGTGCGCCGGTTGCAGGGTGAATATGGCCGCCTTGCCTATGTGGGCGACGGGATCAACGATGCCCCCGCGCTGGCGCAGGCCGATGTGGGCGTGGCGGTGGGCACGGGCACCGATATCGCCATCGAGGCGGCCGATGTCGTGCTGATGTCGGGCCATCTGGGCGCGGTGGGCGATGGCATCGCGCTCTCGCGCGCAACCATGGGGGTGATCGGTCAGAACCTGTTCTGGGCCTTTGCCTATAATGTCGCGCTGATCCCGGTGGCCGCTGGCGTGCTGTATCCGGTGCTGCTCTCGCCGGTCTTTGCGGCAGGCGCGATGGCGATGTCCTCGGTCTTTGTGCTGGGCAATTCGCTGCGCCTGCGGCAATTCAGGCGGGCAGGAGAAACGCGATGA
- the cueR gene encoding Cu(I)-responsive transcriptional regulator, with protein MNIGEAAKASGVSAKMIRYYETTGLIPRAERRASGYRDYSPADVHNLRFIRRARDMGFAVAEINELLGLWRDRSRHSADVKRIAAAHVEELSARIAAMEEMRNTLQTLIGCCAGDDRPDCPILADLSEPGSPEAPARPDAQARLRERAIANRSGVNRSGGNRRG; from the coding sequence ATGAACATTGGCGAGGCGGCAAAGGCATCGGGCGTGTCGGCCAAGATGATCCGCTATTACGAAACCACCGGCCTGATCCCCAGGGCCGAGCGCCGCGCATCGGGATACCGCGATTATTCGCCCGCCGATGTGCATAATCTGCGCTTTATCCGCCGCGCGCGCGACATGGGCTTTGCCGTGGCCGAGATAAACGAATTGCTGGGCCTGTGGCGCGACCGTTCGCGCCATAGCGCGGATGTCAAACGCATCGCGGCGGCCCATGTCGAGGAATTGAGCGCGCGCATCGCCGCGATGGAGGAAATGCGCAACACATTGCAGACGCTTATCGGATGCTGCGCGGGGGATGATCGGCCCGATTGCCCGATCCTGGCCGATCTGAGCGAGCCGGGATCGCCCGAGGCCCCCGCCCGCCCCGATGCGCAGGCGCGGCTGCGCGAGAGGGCGATCGCCAACCGGTCAGGCGTAAACCGGTCAGGGGGCAATCGGCGCGGATAG